The following coding sequences lie in one Mycoplasma tauri genomic window:
- the tig gene encoding trigger factor, producing the protein MSKKSIEFKKDQNSVVVEYEFKGERWNKIYNKTKARKIKNFKIDGFRPGKAPKHLVDKHITPVSVAYDSINDAYVEFANDIFEVVKKEYNNAIQNATLLDVPVLGEESSVVKLEFPLMPDLSKITIDNSLKIKGQKLEVSAKDVDNYVKDMVQSNALLLPLKKGQKTKLGDTVTIKYKGFVNNEPFDGGEADNYDLKLGSKTFIDTFEDQLVDKTIGWKGDVKVKFPEEYAVPTLKGQNAIFECEILDAKRPEDIKITDETIAELNIPGISTVKEIKEDSKDKLTIGKYFDNLRLLMNDVVRTLVKKHEIVIADSLVAKGAENRIAQIKAELKKQDIKLNDYLELIKTSEKDFFALVLKEEKENAIHSLVHEKVLELNAYNNELTDDDWNLWAVSISTSQQQSFPLAFVVQYVNTFREKAKEAKEDEKANVEKSPRELAALRNLYKLIDKEAAEANDKIVLKLAKKLISSAQAELDKIKKEAEESKNKKENEEVVETK; encoded by the coding sequence ATGAGCAAAAAATCAATCGAATTTAAGAAGGATCAAAACTCAGTAGTTGTTGAATATGAATTTAAAGGCGAAAGATGAAATAAAATTTACAACAAAACTAAAGCTCGTAAAATAAAAAACTTTAAAATAGATGGTTTCCGTCCTGGTAAGGCGCCAAAACACTTAGTGGACAAACATATTACGCCAGTTTCTGTTGCTTATGATTCAATCAATGATGCATACGTAGAATTTGCAAATGATATTTTTGAAGTTGTTAAAAAAGAATATAATAACGCAATTCAAAATGCAACTTTATTAGATGTTCCAGTTTTAGGTGAAGAGTCATCAGTTGTTAAACTTGAATTTCCACTTATGCCAGATTTGTCAAAAATCACTATTGATAATTCTTTAAAAATTAAAGGTCAAAAATTAGAAGTTAGTGCAAAAGATGTTGACAATTATGTTAAAGACATGGTTCAAAGCAATGCATTGTTATTACCTCTTAAAAAAGGACAAAAAACTAAACTTGGAGATACTGTAACAATTAAATACAAAGGTTTTGTTAATAACGAACCATTTGATGGTGGAGAAGCAGATAATTACGATTTAAAACTTGGTTCAAAAACATTTATTGATACATTTGAAGATCAACTTGTTGACAAAACAATTGGTTGAAAAGGTGATGTTAAGGTTAAATTCCCTGAAGAATATGCAGTTCCTACTCTTAAAGGACAAAATGCCATTTTCGAATGTGAAATATTAGATGCCAAAAGACCTGAGGACATTAAAATTACAGACGAAACTATTGCTGAACTAAATATTCCTGGCATTAGCACTGTTAAAGAAATAAAAGAAGATTCAAAAGATAAACTTACAATTGGTAAATACTTTGACAACCTTCGTTTATTAATGAATGATGTAGTAAGAACATTAGTTAAAAAGCATGAAATTGTAATTGCTGACTCACTTGTTGCTAAAGGTGCTGAAAATAGAATAGCACAAATTAAAGCTGAATTAAAGAAACAAGATATTAAATTAAATGACTACTTAGAATTAATTAAAACAAGCGAAAAAGATTTCTTTGCTCTTGTTCTTAAGGAAGAAAAAGAAAATGCAATTCATTCATTAGTGCATGAAAAAGTTTTAGAATTAAATGCTTACAATAATGAATTAACAGATGATGATTGAAACTTATGAGCTGTTTCTATTTCAACAAGTCAGCAACAAAGTTTTCCACTTGCTTTTGTTGTTCAATATGTAAATACTTTTAGAGAAAAAGCTAAAGAAGCAAAAGAAGATGAAAAAGCAAATGTTGAAAAATCACCAAGAGAACTTGCTGCATTAAGAAATCTTTATAAATTAATTGATAAAGAAGCTGCTGAAGCAAATGACAAAATAGTCTTAAAACTAGCTAAAAAATTAATTTCATCAGCACAAGCTGAACTTGACAAAATAAAAAAAGAAGCTGAAGAATCAAAAAATAAAAAAGAAAACGAAGAAGTTGTTGAAACTAAATAA
- a CDS encoding HinT-interacting membrane complex lipoprotein P60 produces MKRNKLLLNILPLTFVGSLPVLSLSCNANKINTTEKLEQNKQLGDKKNIEKLKKVWKIHTLSKLYGINVEKDSVNPEELKNIFKEEFKKKESKLFKDSYEAYKIYAQSESNNKELYFTEKIAQWNRDNAFKNEKFSWDESTEVFPGEKNQDIFVKIWLAEDTEISSKINDMLLVKAYFTLSNINDFMKIKNSIEKEKLKNKKEQVKEVNFEYYLNDDKATKDSHYDLKNYFLIKYAIENKYIQLWNKSLDRSSGSKDQYDKFTNPKHASKISTPEDFNNFFKDDDVQANKKIKDWEIVSNQSEVEKQLSGYTGFKKTSQNESYGLNWDIDVNKARESFGQSYGVYSSQNQMLFNFDSLKKGDIKSFVYVSEQDKHVSYVNQIVPIGKETKLLTKKDFGNKVLTSEDYEKLLSEKGKKARVLSFENTIYKGNEDKLAYMFYAKDSNKLLDEAIKTFAHLGHKLKVNKDIEPLYNLTKDIIWIES; encoded by the coding sequence ATGAAAAGAAATAAGTTATTGTTAAATATTCTTCCTCTGACTTTTGTTGGCTCTTTGCCTGTTTTGAGTTTAAGCTGTAATGCCAATAAAATCAACACAACTGAAAAGTTGGAACAAAATAAACAATTAGGCGACAAAAAAAATATTGAAAAATTAAAAAAGGTGTGAAAAATTCATACTCTTAGCAAACTTTATGGCATTAATGTAGAAAAAGATTCAGTTAATCCTGAAGAGTTAAAAAATATTTTTAAAGAAGAGTTTAAGAAAAAGGAATCTAAACTTTTTAAAGATTCATATGAAGCTTACAAAATTTATGCTCAAAGTGAATCTAACAATAAGGAATTATATTTCACAGAAAAAATAGCTCAATGAAATAGAGATAATGCATTCAAAAATGAAAAATTCTCTTGAGATGAAAGTACTGAAGTATTTCCAGGCGAAAAAAATCAAGATATTTTTGTGAAAATATGATTAGCAGAAGACACTGAAATAAGTTCTAAAATTAATGATATGTTACTAGTAAAGGCTTACTTTACTCTTTCTAATATCAATGACTTTATGAAAATTAAAAATAGTATTGAAAAAGAAAAATTAAAGAATAAAAAAGAACAAGTTAAAGAAGTTAATTTTGAATACTATTTAAATGATGATAAAGCTACAAAAGATTCTCATTATGATTTAAAAAATTATTTCCTTATTAAGTATGCTATTGAAAACAAGTATATTCAATTGTGAAATAAATCACTTGATCGCTCAAGCGGTTCTAAAGATCAATATGATAAATTTACAAATCCTAAACATGCAAGCAAAATTTCAACTCCTGAAGACTTTAACAACTTCTTTAAAGATGATGATGTTCAAGCTAATAAGAAAATTAAGGATTGAGAAATTGTATCCAACCAAAGTGAAGTTGAAAAGCAACTTAGCGGTTATACCGGTTTTAAAAAAACCAGTCAAAATGAAAGCTATGGCTTGAACTGAGATATTGATGTAAACAAAGCAAGGGAATCATTTGGCCAATCTTACGGTGTGTATAGTAGCCAAAACCAAATGTTATTTAATTTTGACAGCCTCAAAAAGGGAGATATTAAATCATTTGTTTATGTATCAGAACAAGACAAGCATGTTTCATATGTTAATCAAATAGTTCCTATTGGTAAAGAAACTAAATTATTAACTAAAAAGGATTTTGGCAACAAAGTTCTAACTTCAGAAGATTATGAAAAACTACTAAGTGAAAAAGGCAAAAAAGCAAGAGTTTTATCTTTTGAAAATACAATTTATAAAGGTAATGAGGATAAATTAGCTTACATGTTTTATGCTAAGGACTCAAATAAATTGCTTGATGAAGCTATTAAAACATTTGCACACCTAGGTCACAAACTCAAAGTTAATAAAGACATTGAGCCATTATATAATTTAACAAAAGATATAATTTGAATAGAGAGTTAA
- the dnaK gene encoding molecular chaperone DnaK has protein sequence MAKEIILGIDLGTTNSVVSIVDNGNPVVIENLNGKRTTPSVVSFKDGEIIVGDNAKNQIETNPDTVASIKRLMGSSKTVHVNNKDYKPEEISAIILDHLKKYAEEKVGHKIEKAVITVPAYFDNSQREATKIAGKIAGLDVLRIINEPTAAALAYGLDKTNKEQKVLVFDLGGGTFDVSILELADGTFEVLSTAGDNKLGGDDWDHEVVKWLVEEIKKEHNLDITTNKMAMARLKAAAEKAKIDLSSSQQAQIMLPFLVMPQGSDPISVEATLRRSQFEEMTAHLVERCRKPIERALSDAKLSVSDINEVLLVGGSTRIPAVQQLVENVLNKKPNRSVNPDEVVAMGAAIQGAVLAGDIDGVLLVDVTPLTLGIETAGGISTPLIPRNTRIPITKSEVFTTFEDNQTEVTIRIVQGERSLASDNILLGQFNLSGIQPAPRGVPQIEVSFKIDANGITTVLAKDKNTNKEQSITIKNSSKLSDEEVEKMIKDAEANREADTKRAENITTIIQSENLINKIEKELKDENIVIEQSLKDNVQNLIEDAKKLIKEEKIDELKAKVEEIAKIFAEAKSAAGSSNSNDNQSKNDENEEVFE, from the coding sequence ATGGCAAAAGAAATTATTCTTGGTATTGACCTTGGAACAACAAATTCAGTTGTTTCTATTGTTGATAATGGAAATCCAGTTGTTATTGAAAACCTTAATGGTAAAAGAACTACCCCTTCAGTAGTTAGTTTTAAAGATGGTGAAATCATTGTTGGTGATAATGCAAAAAATCAAATTGAAACTAATCCAGATACAGTTGCCTCTATTAAGAGATTAATGGGTTCATCAAAAACAGTGCATGTTAATAATAAAGATTATAAACCAGAAGAAATATCTGCTATCATTCTTGATCATCTTAAGAAGTATGCAGAAGAAAAAGTTGGACACAAGATTGAAAAAGCTGTTATAACTGTTCCTGCATATTTTGACAATTCACAACGTGAAGCTACAAAAATAGCAGGTAAAATTGCTGGCTTAGATGTTTTACGTATTATTAATGAACCAACAGCTGCTGCTTTAGCATATGGTCTTGATAAAACAAATAAAGAACAAAAAGTTCTTGTGTTTGATTTAGGTGGTGGTACATTTGACGTTTCTATTTTAGAATTAGCTGATGGAACTTTTGAGGTGTTATCAACTGCAGGTGACAATAAACTTGGTGGTGATGATTGAGATCATGAAGTTGTTAAATGATTAGTAGAAGAAATTAAAAAAGAACACAATCTTGATATTACTACAAATAAAATGGCTATGGCTCGTTTAAAAGCTGCTGCTGAAAAAGCAAAAATTGATTTATCAAGCTCACAACAAGCACAAATTATGCTTCCATTTCTTGTTATGCCACAAGGTTCTGATCCAATTAGTGTCGAAGCAACTTTAAGAAGAAGTCAATTTGAAGAAATGACTGCTCATTTGGTTGAGCGTTGCAGAAAACCAATTGAAAGAGCCTTATCAGATGCTAAATTAAGTGTTTCGGATATTAATGAAGTTCTTTTAGTTGGTGGGTCAACTCGTATACCCGCTGTTCAACAATTAGTTGAAAATGTTTTAAACAAAAAGCCTAACCGTAGTGTGAATCCTGATGAAGTTGTTGCTATGGGAGCTGCTATTCAGGGTGCTGTATTAGCTGGCGATATTGATGGTGTATTACTTGTTGATGTTACACCTTTAACATTAGGAATTGAAACAGCTGGCGGAATTAGTACTCCTTTAATTCCAAGAAACACACGTATACCTATTACTAAGAGTGAAGTATTTACAACTTTCGAAGATAATCAAACTGAAGTTACAATTAGAATTGTTCAAGGCGAAAGATCTCTTGCAAGCGATAATATCTTATTAGGTCAGTTCAATCTTTCAGGTATTCAACCTGCTCCAAGAGGAGTTCCTCAAATAGAAGTAAGTTTTAAAATAGATGCAAACGGAATTACTACTGTTTTAGCTAAAGATAAAAACACCAATAAAGAACAATCAATTACAATCAAAAATTCTTCAAAATTAAGTGATGAAGAAGTTGAAAAAATGATAAAAGATGCTGAAGCAAATAGAGAAGCTGATACAAAAAGAGCTGAAAATATTACAACAATTATTCAATCTGAAAATTTAATAAATAAGATTGAAAAAGAATTAAAAGATGAAAACATTGTTATTGAGCAAAGTCTAAAAGATAATGTTCAAAATCTTATTGAAGATGCTAAAAAACTTATAAAAGAAGAAAAAATTGATGAGTTAAAAGCAAAAGTTGAAGAAATTGCAAAAATATTTGCTGAAGCAAAAAGTGCTGCAGGATCGTCAAATTCTAATGACAACCAAAGCAAAAATGATGAAAATGAAGAAGTTTTTGAGTAG
- a CDS encoding signal peptidase II, which produces MTNKINSNPTFYQRLKIFFRKKVNDVKNNWVDYLIKYVVFIGFFVILLFIDQFTKEFLFKKIDDPSSPSGFRGDTSYLYDYGFIGFRSVEHHGVTVIRNEITTEWGFGFIHFISILLVFIIIFVPLFTNNYVYILIASTMLAGDLGNFIDRIRFNNTVKDIIYSPFIEKWIGRNIGTFNFADTYIISSIFCLVFYIFVRSFLLTSREDMQEDNVINDLLVDPYIIESTKNQKRNI; this is translated from the coding sequence ATGACCAATAAAATTAACTCCAATCCAACCTTTTATCAAAGATTAAAAATATTTTTTAGAAAAAAAGTTAATGATGTAAAAAATAATTGAGTTGATTATTTAATTAAATATGTCGTATTTATAGGTTTTTTCGTAATTTTATTGTTTATAGATCAATTTACTAAGGAGTTTCTTTTTAAAAAAATAGACGATCCAAGTTCTCCTTCTGGTTTCAGAGGAGATACTAGTTATCTTTATGATTATGGTTTTATAGGTTTTAGATCTGTTGAACATCATGGCGTTACTGTCATCAGAAATGAAATTACAACTGAATGGGGATTTGGCTTTATTCATTTTATAAGCATTTTATTAGTTTTTATTATTATTTTTGTTCCTTTATTTACAAATAATTATGTTTATATTTTGATTGCCTCAACAATGTTGGCCGGCGATTTAGGCAATTTTATTGATAGAATTAGATTTAATAATACTGTTAAAGACATTATTTACAGCCCTTTCATTGAGAAATGAATTGGTAGGAATATTGGAACATTTAATTTCGCAGACACTTATATAATTAGTTCTATTTTTTGCTTAGTATTTTATATTTTTGTAAGAAGTTTTCTTTTAACATCTCGCGAGGATATGCAAGAAGATAACGTCATTAATGATCTTTTAGTTGATCCATATATAATAGAGTCCACAAAAAATCAAAAAAGAAATATTTAG
- the ileS gene encoding isoleucine--tRNA ligase — translation MQEKNYKDTLNMPKTDFEMRANLVNKEPEFREMWLNKNIYQKILEKNKNNQTFILHDGPPYANGNIHIGHALNKILKDIVVRYKSMWGFYAPYVPGWDTHGLPIELKMLTEAKLNFKNISPLDLRKKASDYADIQVQNQISQFKELQLLTDFSKIYITKDPHFEANQLRLFKKMILDGLIYKGLKPVYWSPSSQTALAEAEVEYHEIDSPSIFVSFKITDSNGSQKIFDGDNLVIWTTTPWTLLANSGIAVGEKFNYCRFEYQNNFYIVARDLFEKVTEVCGMNDAKIVSEFKAHELIDIKYRGVLNNLICPVVIGHHVTLESGSGLVHIAPLFGEDDFQIGVSNSLEEIMHVKDDGVLNEQAGKFEGHFYEKSNELICDELLSKSALLAKNIIRHSYPHDWRTHKPILFRGTPQWFVSIDKIKPQLINELENIKAYPEWAKKRLMNMIIDRKDWTISRQRTWGVPIIVFYDEDDKPIINAEIFDYVINLVEEHGSDIWWEKETDDLLPKEYRGKGYTREMDIMDVWFDSGSSSISAIIDENIKPPYDLYLEGSDQYRGWFNSSLINSVAYSSFAPYKQLLSHGFVLDSKGEKMSKSKGNVIDPLKVIKKYGADILRLWVSNSEYTNDINISDDIIKQNSEYYRKIRNTIKFLLGNLNGFKYNPSLKRNGIHEYIYNELEKVKKQVYECYDEYNFSGAIKLIIKYIIELSSFYLNITKDILYVEEINSNNRLMTLTNFYEITDFLIKAIAPIMPTTAEDAYSYFNKEDKKESVFLDNFEDAKEVDEKLLKLWDEFFDLKDQINILLENATKSGLIKRSNEAKITINSNSEFIKSLDLKQLLMVGLIEFGNENKVDVFESQKCLRCWNHLVSSQIQNDLCPLCHKIISNIKESSNDQ, via the coding sequence ATGCAAGAGAAAAATTATAAAGATACTTTAAATATGCCAAAAACTGATTTTGAAATGAGAGCTAATTTAGTTAATAAAGAACCTGAATTTAGAGAAATGTGACTTAACAAGAATATTTATCAAAAAATTCTTGAAAAAAACAAAAACAATCAAACATTTATTCTTCATGACGGGCCTCCATATGCTAATGGCAATATACATATAGGGCATGCATTAAATAAAATTCTTAAAGATATTGTTGTTAGATACAAATCAATGTGAGGATTTTATGCTCCATATGTGCCAGGATGGGATACACATGGTCTCCCTATTGAGCTTAAAATGTTAACAGAAGCTAAATTAAATTTCAAAAATATTTCACCTCTTGATTTAAGAAAAAAAGCATCTGATTATGCTGATATTCAAGTTCAAAATCAAATTTCACAGTTTAAAGAATTGCAGCTTTTGACTGATTTTAGCAAAATTTATATAACAAAAGACCCTCATTTTGAGGCAAATCAGCTAAGATTGTTTAAAAAGATGATTTTAGATGGACTTATTTACAAAGGCTTAAAACCAGTTTATTGATCTCCTTCAAGCCAGACAGCTCTTGCAGAGGCTGAAGTTGAATATCATGAAATTGATTCCCCTTCAATTTTTGTTTCATTTAAAATTACTGATTCAAATGGATCTCAAAAAATTTTTGATGGTGATAATTTAGTGATTTGAACCACAACTCCATGAACTTTATTAGCTAATTCTGGAATAGCAGTTGGTGAGAAATTTAACTATTGTCGTTTTGAATACCAAAATAACTTTTACATTGTTGCAAGAGATTTATTTGAAAAAGTAACTGAAGTTTGTGGTATGAATGATGCAAAAATTGTATCTGAATTTAAAGCTCATGAGTTAATTGACATAAAGTATAGAGGTGTACTTAACAATTTAATTTGTCCTGTTGTTATAGGCCATCATGTTACTCTTGAGTCAGGATCAGGTTTAGTTCACATAGCTCCTTTATTTGGTGAAGATGACTTTCAAATTGGCGTTTCTAACTCTCTTGAAGAAATAATGCATGTTAAAGATGATGGTGTATTAAATGAACAAGCAGGTAAGTTTGAAGGACATTTTTATGAAAAATCAAATGAGCTTATTTGTGATGAATTACTCTCTAAATCAGCCTTATTAGCAAAAAATATTATTAGACACTCATATCCACATGATTGAAGAACACACAAACCAATTTTATTTAGAGGCACCCCACAATGATTTGTTTCAATAGATAAAATTAAACCTCAATTAATTAATGAATTAGAAAATATTAAAGCTTATCCAGAATGAGCCAAAAAAAGATTGATGAACATGATTATCGATCGTAAAGATTGAACTATCAGCCGCCAAAGAACTTGAGGTGTTCCAATCATTGTGTTTTATGATGAAGATGATAAACCTATAATAAATGCTGAAATTTTTGATTATGTTATAAACCTTGTTGAAGAACATGGATCAGATATTTGGTGGGAAAAAGAAACCGATGATTTATTGCCTAAGGAGTATAGAGGAAAAGGCTATACAAGAGAAATGGACATCATGGATGTGTGATTTGATTCTGGTTCATCTTCAATTTCAGCAATTATTGATGAAAATATCAAACCTCCATATGATTTATATTTAGAAGGTAGTGATCAATATCGTGGTTGATTTAACTCTTCATTAATCAATTCTGTAGCTTATTCTTCTTTTGCACCTTATAAACAGTTACTTAGTCATGGTTTTGTATTAGATTCAAAAGGTGAAAAAATGTCCAAATCAAAGGGTAATGTCATTGATCCTTTAAAAGTTATTAAAAAGTATGGAGCTGATATTTTAAGACTTTGAGTTTCTAATTCAGAATATACAAATGATATTAATATTAGTGATGACATTATTAAGCAAAATAGCGAATACTATCGTAAAATAAGAAACACTATTAAATTCTTGTTAGGTAATCTAAATGGTTTTAAATACAATCCAAGTTTAAAAAGAAATGGAATTCATGAATACATTTATAATGAACTTGAAAAAGTAAAAAAACAGGTATATGAATGTTATGATGAATATAATTTTTCTGGTGCTATAAAATTAATAATCAAATACATTATTGAATTGTCAAGTTTTTATCTAAATATAACAAAAGACATTTTATATGTTGAAGAAATTAATTCAAATAATAGGTTAATGACGCTTACTAATTTTTATGAAATTACTGATTTCTTAATAAAAGCCATAGCTCCTATTATGCCAACAACTGCAGAAGATGCATATAGTTATTTTAATAAAGAAGATAAAAAAGAAAGTGTCTTTCTTGACAATTTTGAAGATGCAAAAGAAGTTGATGAAAAGTTATTAAAATTGTGAGATGAATTTTTTGATCTTAAAGATCAAATAAACATTTTGCTTGAAAATGCTACAAAATCAGGTTTGATTAAAAGATCTAATGAAGCTAAAATAACAATCAATTCTAATAGTGAATTTATAAAAAGTTTAGATTTAAAACAATTATTAATGGTTGGATTAATTGAATTTGGAAATGAAAACAAAGTTGATGTTTTTGAATCTCAAAAATGTTTAAGATGTTGAAATCATTTGGTCTCTTCGCAAATTCAGAACGACCTTTGCCCATTATGTCATAAAATTATCTCTAATATTAAGGAATCATCAAATGACCAATAA
- the hinT gene encoding histidine triad protein HinT, which translates to MDDLFLKIINREVEAKFLYEDDICVAFYDKFPLQPGHFLVVPKVRSRNITEADDATAAHLINTARMLAKREVFEKGIPGFKILINSGASADQTIFHTHVHVIPYKGKKIDN; encoded by the coding sequence ATGGATGATTTATTTTTAAAAATAATTAATCGTGAAGTAGAGGCAAAGTTTTTATATGAAGATGATATTTGTGTAGCTTTTTATGATAAGTTTCCTCTTCAACCTGGACATTTTTTAGTTGTTCCAAAAGTGAGAAGCAGAAATATTACTGAGGCCGATGATGCAACTGCTGCGCATTTAATCAATACAGCAAGAATGCTTGCTAAAAGAGAAGTTTTTGAAAAAGGAATACCTGGTTTTAAAATATTAATTAATTCAGGTGCTAGTGCGGATCAAACAATCTTTCATACTCATGTCCATGTGATTCCTTATAAAGGAAAAAAGATTGATAATTAA
- a CDS encoding HinT-interacting membrane complex protein P80 encodes MGKKKTPFFERLIAKNAEQENKDKNSKKGKSKSWKITVASILLIATISAGIIIPFSIKSNQKKYIEPLKGNTLALSSGKLNIDIDSLSEKTKEISAEEKLKAVDKMIIYYLYDIEQKASEDYQNKWNESKKGTEPEVNKFRLPTREELKNKFTNEIRDQENNLKVQFGAGGWEAEFNKYLVEKFNGAKTIEEAVEKRIFAHIRRDALRRFRFSPSTDKKDEIERVYQSGNNEGKKVFEWWSNSDTDKKYIELEDASKLAFSTDSYVFKDEWKNGKRFIEKYLEKEKPYLISEFSLPINTPEKRSDKESESWSIDKKIFLKYLFAIYKDQYGQTDNKFAYDVVKTSFKPFDHYMNELFAKKSEKIGDASVLPDNVVNYSTILNDFSTSAQNIKNNWGTSGLTSISELLSYNSFHKFLADSTNLLVGNQNDKIKTIDLFGELEKIRVNIAKAAGLTEDKYNLSKLVTKENIAEYNTKIKDFFEKVDENLKTGLTKEKTKELILEPLAKLFEGDNKKIQTVYKIKDLDHVFAILTPSGLKLLNFKKNIKYEDIMKMIESDFKLSKKYEKHLAVKYDALSKINKELSRNEYILEMLKNEEFKKHLFNQTIEYAKNEKGQLSGEKYNEETIKDLITVATSGIEYDKISNFIELVRSSSKWMNDRANNKYDEFFTSKDGKTYFTHNQEKTASSIALDYMKSLFLLKEKRSE; translated from the coding sequence ATGGGCAAAAAGAAAACACCATTTTTTGAGCGGTTGATTGCAAAAAATGCTGAACAAGAAAACAAAGATAAAAATTCTAAAAAAGGAAAAAGCAAGTCTTGAAAAATAACAGTTGCTTCCATTCTTTTGATTGCAACCATTAGTGCTGGTATCATAATTCCTTTTTCAATTAAGTCAAATCAGAAAAAATATATTGAACCTTTAAAAGGAAATACTTTAGCTTTATCTTCAGGCAAGCTAAATATTGATATTGATTCATTGTCTGAAAAAACAAAAGAAATTAGCGCGGAAGAAAAACTAAAAGCAGTTGACAAGATGATAATTTACTATCTTTATGACATTGAACAAAAAGCTTCTGAAGATTATCAAAATAAATGAAATGAAAGTAAAAAAGGAACTGAACCTGAAGTTAACAAATTCCGTCTACCAACTAGAGAAGAGCTTAAAAATAAATTCACAAATGAAATAAGAGATCAAGAAAATAATTTGAAAGTTCAATTTGGTGCCGGTGGATGAGAAGCTGAATTTAATAAATATTTAGTTGAAAAATTTAATGGTGCTAAAACTATTGAAGAAGCTGTTGAAAAAAGAATTTTTGCACATATTCGCCGTGATGCATTGCGTCGTTTTAGGTTTTCTCCATCTACAGATAAAAAAGACGAAATTGAAAGAGTATATCAATCAGGAAATAATGAAGGCAAAAAAGTATTTGAATGATGAAGCAACAGTGATACCGATAAAAAATACATTGAATTAGAAGATGCTTCAAAATTGGCTTTTTCAACTGATAGTTATGTTTTTAAAGACGAATGAAAAAATGGAAAACGCTTTATTGAAAAATATTTAGAAAAAGAAAAACCATATTTAATTAGTGAATTTTCTCTTCCCATTAATACACCAGAAAAAAGAAGCGATAAAGAAAGTGAAAGTTGATCTATTGATAAGAAAATTTTCTTGAAATATTTATTTGCAATTTATAAAGATCAATATGGCCAAACAGACAATAAATTTGCCTATGATGTAGTTAAAACAAGTTTTAAACCTTTTGATCACTACATGAATGAATTATTTGCTAAAAAATCAGAAAAAATTGGCGATGCTAGCGTTCTCCCTGATAATGTTGTTAATTATTCAACAATACTTAATGATTTTTCTACTAGTGCCCAAAATATTAAGAATAATTGAGGTACTTCAGGTCTTACATCCATTTCTGAATTGTTGTCATATAATTCATTTCATAAATTTTTAGCTGATTCAACAAACTTATTAGTTGGTAATCAAAATGATAAGATTAAAACAATAGATTTATTTGGCGAACTTGAAAAAATTCGTGTAAATATAGCTAAAGCTGCTGGCTTAACTGAAGATAAGTACAATTTATCAAAACTTGTTACTAAAGAAAATATTGCTGAATACAATACTAAGATAAAAGATTTCTTTGAAAAAGTTGATGAAAACTTAAAAACTGGTTTAACTAAAGAAAAAACAAAAGAATTAATATTAGAACCGCTTGCAAAATTATTTGAGGGCGATAATAAAAAAATTCAAACAGTTTATAAAATAAAAGATTTAGACCATGTGTTTGCTATATTAACTCCTTCAGGATTAAAATTACTTAACTTTAAAAAGAATATTAAGTATGAAGATATTATGAAAATGATTGAAAGTGATTTTAAACTAAGCAAAAAATATGAAAAACACCTTGCAGTTAAATATGATGCATTGTCAAAAATTAACAAAGAGCTTTCAAGAAATGAATATATTTTAGAAATGCTTAAAAATGAAGAATTTAAAAAACATTTATTTAATCAAACAATTGAATATGCTAAGAATGAAAAAGGGCAATTATCTGGTGAAAAATATAATGAAGAGACAATTAAAGATTTAATTACAGTAGCTACATCTGGTATTGAGTATGACAAAATTAGTAATTTCATCGAACTTGTGAGATCTTCATCAAAATGAATGAATGATAGAGCAAATAATAAATATGATGAATTTTTCACTTCAAAAGATGGAAAAACATACTTTACACATAACCAAGAAAAAACTGCAAGTTCTATTGCACTTGATTACATGAAATCATTGTTTCTTTTAAAAGAAAAAAGGAGCGAATAA